DNA from Onthophagus taurus isolate NC chromosome 2, IU_Otau_3.0, whole genome shotgun sequence:
aggtctagtgttagttctaatgatattGCAACTATTAATTGTAGCTATTAGAACTAATTCTAGGACTAACATTAAAACTAGGAACATTCGGGTTTcgccgtcttgagagatgcactagtaatagtgctagaaACTAATAGTTAtattacaaacattttttcttaaacaATGTGCCAAGTAGGTATTGTAAACAGACTCATCAAACTCAGTACGATATAAGGTACAGAAATAGAGTAACCGCCTTTGCCAGTAGGTGGCACCGCGACGAGTGGGGtcttttaaatcaatattcATGGTAAGTAGTTGCCGAACGTACATAAATCTACGAGAACTTTTATATTCAATGCATATTCGACGCCCGTTAGATTGTTGCGCGCCCGTCACTGCCGCACAATGCCCCAGCCCCCAGCCGAGGTGAGATTTGAACATTTCCCGACCGTTCCATTGTGGAACGACTTCTGCGAAACTTTTGATTATCTCGAATAGAACAACCTCGGGCGCTCCTTTTTTGCCTCCGCCACGTTCTCGCTACTTTTTCCCACCTTTCATGGTCCCCGCGCGGTGTGTTTTAGTTGATTAAAGCGAGATTCCTCAATTTATTAAAGCACTTTCGGTTCAGTTTAATTTATGCGAGTTTCAACTACTCAAATCTCGTTTATAGGAGTTTAAACGATTATTCAAATCAAATCGTATAACGGTTCTAAGTtggtaaatgaaaataatttttttttaattaaaatgcgtGTCGTCGTTGGAATGTGCCCATTAACTCAACAGATCGAGATAGAATCCCCGTGTGCTAGTGTCCTTGTTCTTCAAAGGCTGCCTCACGGCTGTTTCGTTTGCTGCTTGTTTTAGTAAACTTGCCGTTATACATGCGTGATGTTGAAACGTTGCTAGAGAACTTTCAGTAAGGACGAAGATTGCTTGGTGAATAACCGACAGAGACAGAGGCAATGGTAGCGAAACGCTTTAACATAAGAGGGAACATGCTAATTATCTGTAAACAACCGTTCaaatattattgtaattatgAATATGTTCGTGGCGAAGCGGTCGGCAGCGTATATAGGTTAGTACAGTGAGGGTGCCATGGTTACTATAAACAGTGCTTTTGGGTGTAATAACATCGAGCCTcgttaattataaaaagtggTTTAactaatattgttaataagtaATTTTGGTGGAGGCGCCGGGAAATTTATATACgattaaatttgttgatataaaatatcatattaattaatttgatccAATCAGTGTTCGAAttactaaattttaatatagtaTTTAGAATTTGAAAAGCCACAAAGTTTGCGCATCACTTCTTTGTATACAACTCACCAAGCTGTGAATTATTGTATATGTAAAGTGCGAACCGTTGTAGGTAAACAGATCGCGAGCATTACGAGCACCGCGATGGTTCGGGCGGATCTTCCTTTATGCCATTTTGGAGCATCATCGTAGTCAGACGCTAAAAAGCTCAAAGTATCTTATCGAACACTTATTACGacattaaaacaattacaacTTTAAAGGTGTACATATTCACTTACTAAATTTCGTAATTATCGCATAGTTAAAGCTCgccttgaaaaatatttaaaatgaatttttaatttccccgGCCGTAAGCTGTACAcgcgtttttaattttctccGCCCGACGATGCgggaacaaattaaaaaataatacgaaatctATTCCCAGGCTAAGCGAGCTCCCGTCGGCCAGTCTGGtgctttttcttattttattatccgTGTTTCGACTCGCCTCATTCCCCACTCCAAACGCACCGTGcactttataattaaattttcctcCGCTCCAAAGGGGTTTCCCTCCGGCATTTTCATACCATAGATAATTATATAGTTGACTAAACTCTTTTCGGTAGCAAATCTAATGCTTAAACAGcaataaattgaatttcaaaactgtGTGATGCTACTcaataaacaacaattttaatgaaaattaataacgCAAAGCAGTAAAAGTTCTCGaatacaaagtttttattggaGGACTTTAATATACAAGAATGATGTACAATAATCCGAAATAGTACACTTCGATAAATTCTTGTATTAATTTCTTTCGGTGTGGATTAACTCTGAAGATGCGGTCCTGAAATGTGTTTGACCTAGTAAATGTCTTGTTCACAAAGGAGGACTATTAATAagctttttattataattgtaatgtaataattttttagccGTGATTCAAGCTTTTAGCCAAcgaaattttagtatttttaggAGTTAGATATCAACATggacataaatttaaaaatatgagaCTGTaggtaataaatataatgcTTTAATCGATTGAGATTAAatctaataacaaaatgtaGCAAGTTATACattattcattatttaaaaaggttGAAATGCCGTGTTTAATCCCAAAggattaaatacaaaaataatccTATGAAGTTTACaaggataaaaaaataattcctcTACAAACGTTATTGAAAGTAAATAACTCTATGTGACGTGACAAATATTTTGcgttgaaatttaaaatttatttataacctttACTTTGTATTTGTTTACCATTTTATGttgtgaaaaattaaaaaataacttgtaTATCATGAGTACAATTAAGTGGGCTACCTCCTCAGTCCCTCAATATCACAATATATAGTGTATATGTTACGGTTAGAGTAATAAATGCAgttagtattaataattaccggttagtattaataataagtacAACAATTAGTCAATGTGATAAATCTCCATATATTAATCAGTTTTACcggatattaataacattttctcaaCGTGGTTGGTTAAAGTAGTAAAACACTATAATTTTGTATATCAaacatgtttttattaaaaaaacttattaaagaataaattcttattaaaaaaactcaaTGCTGAAGTACTTTATAAAGTTAAACCAAGTCTTTAAAGATAAGTTAATTCtcatataatttataattatttattattgcacGATCGAGttttatgacattttgaattacaaagaatatgtaattttttgcatttgcATCGATTCGAATTGCATTCAGCAGTGCAATTGCAATGTTGGAAACCTTGTCCACCAAAATTTGAACCCTTACGAGCACACTCTCTAAGAGTAATGTCAGTTTCTGGTAGTTcgttaatagaaataaatttttctttacagATAGTAAATTCATTCCTTGAATACAGTTGATTATATACTTATACTTATAAAAACTATCCTTTTCAACAGAAATAATAACAGCTATTATATTTCGGCTATCTGCTTTGGCTCGATCAATTTCTGGTACCTTAATTCTAACGCTTTGGCCTATTTCGGCATCTGGAAATTTTGCATTAGAACGTTTCAACATTTTGTCAGCATGCTTCTCTAAGGAGTGTTTAGCGAAATTTCGAGCTTCCAgaattttttgtgaaactgTATTGGTTGTCGTATTACCAACAAATTGTGGGTCTTTACTTTGGCTTACAATGAgagaattttgtttatttaaatctataGATTCAATTTCAGCAGATTGTGAGACCTTCAAATCTCTGAATGTACGGTCAGTACTTTCATTGCTACATTGCTCTGAGTCAGTAGCAACATCTTCACTTTGATGTTCAGGATGATTATCATATTgctgttttaaaattgactCAAGATCTTCTTCACGTGttatttttgacaatgtaTCAAAAGCTGGCAAGAATGTTTTCAAACCCACTTTAGCTTTACAACCAAACATACCTTCATAATGACTTTGGTTTATTCCGGAGTGGTGGGCTCTGTTCTTCACGAActgtataaattttaaaccttCCGACCATTTTGTAGTTTTGTTTGTCTCCAACCATGTAGATAACATCTTCTCAATATCCTGGTTAGCTCTTTCAATAGAACCTTGTGATTGACTGTGCCGCGACTTTCCGTGCACAATTTTTGGTTCATTCCACATGTGACACAACTTTTCAATTACCTTATTTGCGAATTCTCGCCCATTATCAGTATGTAATATACAAGGAGCTCCAAATATTGTGAACACATCTAACAAGTGGTAAGCAACTTCTTGGGCGCGCTTGGTTTTTAGTGCTCTAAGCTGTAAAAATTTTGTCAGGTGGTCTTGATATACCATAATTAACTTAAACTCGTCATCTGCTTGAGATTGCATGTCGATGAGGTCAACTTGGCATCTCGAATTAAATTCGTTGCTGAATTTTTTTTGAGCAATTTTGCCATATCTGCTTTTTCTTGACTTGCTTTCTAGGTGATGATTTCCAGTtatctttatgaaattttgatttgaCCATTCTACAGCaacattaaattctttaattgcATCAGTGCACTCATTTTCATCTCATCTGAAGAAGACGTTTCCACAAAATCGCTGCCTCATCCTTGTCCAAATGTTCCGCATCTGCAGCAGGGTAGTTACCCTAAAATGTGCAGTTATGATTTTGCTATCgacttttaaaattgtttatgcaTTAACTTACTGGAGCTACTTCCTGTAGagagttttgaaaattttgtcaatcattccaaatttatttataggaaaGTTAATACACCAATAAATtgtgatataagaaagttgATTTGATGGGAAATTAATGTAGCATTAAGCGATGAGAAATATGAAAGATCTAACGGGAATATTGAGTAAATAAAAAGGGACGCTTTCTCGTAATAAGCAGATAGCCAAGATCAACTTGTTGCTTACACACTCCTGGCAACAGCCACCAGTGAACTCGGATGCCGAGCCAGGGCTTAGTTTCTTATTAGAGCGGATAAAAACGACCATCGTCTTTATATATATAGGAACacattacatttttgtttaccGTGCCACGAGCAAACGGTCGACCCTTTGGGCGGAAACACTTCGCGACAAAATTGTTTGcagtttcaattttatctccAGCTTTGAGATTTCCACAAACACAGTGAACGGTTTTTTCGTAACCCTGGCGAGAATATCGAAGTGTTACCCCTTGAGACGTCTCGTCGTTGTTTCATTGTTTCGGCGGTTCTTTACGTTTcggatttaataataaacaaaagaaGCATTGAATTGTTTCGCCATGCTGGGCTTTCGTTCCGCGAAACTTAACGAAATTAGGCCGTGctgaattaaaatttcgagACGAGTTTTGTCCGTTCGCAAACGCCCATAAAccaattataacttttatgcAAGATAAATAAGGCGTGCCGTGCCGTCTTTGGAAGGACGGAatgaaagtaataaaaaaaacaaaccgAATATCATTTCGCTTCTTTTACTATGTTATCATCGgtcttttattatatttacaaagtttttgtgtattataataaatgaatttaaactCAAAATGTAGTGAAATACACgtataaaatttcatttataatcTGGACTAATTACGAGAATACTACCGCAAAAACTGAACAACTTCCACATTTATACGAGTACGGAGTGTATTTTCCTTTCATTATTTCGATTTTCATGGGATTACCATGTGCTACAAATCCTATAAATTCatgcaaattatttaaactctACGGATacattaatctttaaattcttataatttatgtaattgttttattttataaaataagtacctttattttatgtttccgttgaaaattcaaataaaaatgtgtCCCAAGAGCAAACGTATACTACCTCGTCCACTACTATATCTCATTACGGTCATTTTCCCGTAGAAACTGCCGTAAAACCAGGCAGGTCCCGTAGGAAATATCGTCTTTGAGCGGGGCGTAGTGACGGTACAGGGCGGCCGAATGGGAATATAATCCGGAATCGGGGCCACGTTGGATCCGCACCGCTCCGGAACCCGTCGGGCGCATATATTGAATCAAACGTAACTTAATATACGTGCGGCACACCCTCTACACACCCCCACACCGATTCGAATCTCCACGTGTAACTATCTGATCCGATTCCACATTACGGATTTTCAGATTGCAGGTCTACGACCTTCCCGGTAATAACTTTGAAACTGCACGTAGAACACTGTTGATCGaaatatatttgaattaaGCTACCGGTGTAGAAGTATGATGTAACTTCGCGCTgtgaattgtttttattttatagagaCCTTTATACAGGTATTAACACGAAATGTAGCGGTTTTCCTACCGCGATATACTGCCGGATTAGTACAAGTTTAACTGGGCAATCGAAGAccattaaataagaaatacgCTTCGAGTTATTACCTACCATACCTGGTAAGCGCACCCTAGACGACGCGACGCGACGCGACGCCTTCTAGCGTCGGATATCGGGTATCGACCAGGGGTGTGATAAAACTTTACGATAGGCGATATTTATCGGGTTATGATTAAGTGTAACTGCGAAATATGTAATCGAGGGCGGCCCGGGTTCGAACCGACCTAAAGCCGGACGCTATCCGAATATTAAGCAGATTAAGATGTCTGAATTGATACATGGTCTTCGAAGGTTgccatattttctatatagATGGATTAGATTCATTTTTGCAATCAAAAGAGATTTAGAACTTAGATGTATATACTTTAGTTAggtccacttttaccatcctcctgataaactatcaaACCAAA
Protein-coding regions in this window:
- the LOC139429150 gene encoding uncharacterized protein, producing the protein MQSQADDEFKLIMVYQDHLTKFLQLRALKTKRAQEVAYHLLDVFTIFGAPCILHTDNGREFANKVIEKLCHMWNEPKIVHGKSRHSQSQGSIERANQDIEKMLSTWLETNKTTKWSEGLKFIQFVKNRAHHSGINQSHYEGMFGCKAKVGLKTFLPAFDTLSKITREEDLESILKQQYDNHPEHQSEDVATDSEQCSNESTDRTFRDLKVSQSAEIESIDLNKQNSLIVSQSKDPQFVGNTTTNTVSQKILEARNFAKHSLEKHADKMLKRSNAKFPDAEIGQSVRIKVPEIDRAKADSRNIIAVIISVEKDSFYKCEWRRNAPRDVGRAREMHLANGGFGWGKLVMAVFVPLASHRSAMDIKEEELTP